One Rattus rattus isolate New Zealand chromosome 12, Rrattus_CSIRO_v1, whole genome shotgun sequence genomic window carries:
- the Ttc5 gene encoding tetratricopeptide repeat protein 5 isoform X3 — protein sequence MMADEEEEAKQVLQKLQELVDRLYCFRDSYFETHSVEDAGRKQQDVQDEMEKTLRQMEEVLGSVQVEAQALMLKGKALNVTPDYSPEAEVLLSKAVKLEPELVEAWNQLGEVYWKKGDVAAAHTCFSGALTHCKNKVSLQNLSMVLRQLQTDSGDEHSRHVMDSVRQAKLAVQMDVLDGRSWYFRELLVVSWTGL from the exons ATGATGgctgatgaggaggaggaagcgaAGCAGGTCTTGCAGAAATTGCAG GAACTGGTGGATCGGCTCTACTGTTTTCGAGACAGTTACTTTGAGACACACAGTGTGGAAGATGCAGGACGGAAGCAGCAGGATGTGCAGGACGAGATGGAGAAGACCCTGCGGCAGATGGAGGAAGTACTTG GTTCTGTCCAGGTTGAGGCACAGGCTCTAATGCTCAAGGGGAAGGCACTGAATGTGACTCCTGATTACAGCCCGGAGGCCGAGGTGCTGCTCTCAAAGGCCGTGAAGCTGGAGCCTGAGCTGGTGGAAGCCTGGAACCAGTTGGGTGAGGTGTACTGGAAGAAAGGAGATGTTGCGGCTGCCCACACCTGCTTCTCAGGAGCCCTCACCCAC TGCAAGAACAAGGTCTCTCTGCAGAACTTGTCCATGGTGCTCCGCCAGTTGCAGACCGACTCCGGAGATGAACATTCTCGCCACGTCATGGATAGTGTCCGACAGGCCAAGTTGGCCGTGCAGATGGACGTCCTTGATGGCCGCTCCTGGT ACTTCCGAGAGCTGCTGGTCGTATCTTGGACTGGGCTCTGA
- the Ttc5 gene encoding tetratricopeptide repeat protein 5 isoform X1 — protein MMADEEEEAKQVLQKLQELVDRLYCFRDSYFETHSVEDAGRKQQDVQDEMEKTLRQMEEVLGSVQVEAQALMLKGKALNVTPDYSPEAEVLLSKAVKLEPELVEAWNQLGEVYWKKGDVAAAHTCFSGALTHCKNKVSLQNLSMVLRQLQTDSGDEHSRHVMDSVRQAKLAVQMDVLDGRSWYILGNAYLSLYFNTGQNPKISQQALSAYAQAEKVDRKASSNPDLHLNRATLHKYEESYGEALEGFSQAATLDPAWPEPQQREQQLLEFLSRLTSLLESKGKTKPKKLQSMLGSLRPAHLGPCGDGRYQSATGQKVTLQLKPLSTLQPGVNSGTVVLGKVVFSLTTEEKVPFTFGLVDSDGPCYAVMVYNVVQSWGVLIGDSVAIPEPNLRHHQIQHKGKDYSFSSVRVETPLLLVVNGKPQNSSSQASATVASRPQCE, from the exons ATGATGgctgatgaggaggaggaagcgaAGCAGGTCTTGCAGAAATTGCAG GAACTGGTGGATCGGCTCTACTGTTTTCGAGACAGTTACTTTGAGACACACAGTGTGGAAGATGCAGGACGGAAGCAGCAGGATGTGCAGGACGAGATGGAGAAGACCCTGCGGCAGATGGAGGAAGTACTTG GTTCTGTCCAGGTTGAGGCACAGGCTCTAATGCTCAAGGGGAAGGCACTGAATGTGACTCCTGATTACAGCCCGGAGGCCGAGGTGCTGCTCTCAAAGGCCGTGAAGCTGGAGCCTGAGCTGGTGGAAGCCTGGAACCAGTTGGGTGAGGTGTACTGGAAGAAAGGAGATGTTGCGGCTGCCCACACCTGCTTCTCAGGAGCCCTCACCCAC TGCAAGAACAAGGTCTCTCTGCAGAACTTGTCCATGGTGCTCCGCCAGTTGCAGACCGACTCCGGAGATGAACATTCTCGCCACGTCATGGATAGTGTCCGACAGGCCAAGTTGGCCGTGCAGATGGACGTCCTTGATGGCCGCTCCTGGT ATATCCTGGGGAATGCatatctttctctttatttcaataCTGGCCAGAACCCTAAGATCTCCCAGCAAGCCCTCAGTGCCTATGCTCAAGCA GAGAAGGTCGACAGGAAAGCATCCAGCAACCCTGACCTTCATCTCAACAGGGCGACG TTACATAAATATGAAGAGAGTTATGGGGAGGCCCTAGAGGGCTTCTCTCAGGCTGCCACGCTGGACCCTGCATGGCCAGAGCCCCAACAACGAGAACAGCAGCTCCTGGAATTCCTCAGTAGGCTGACCAGCCTCCTGGAGAGCAAG GGGAAGACAAAACCCAAGAAGCttcagagcatgctgggaagctTGCGCCCGGCCCATCTGGGCCCTTGTGGCGACGGGCGCTATCAGTCAGCCACCGGGCAGAAGGTGACCCTGCAGCTCAAGCCACTGAGTACGCTGCAGCCCGGTGTGAACAGCGGCACCGTGGTCCTGGGAAAGGTGGTGTTCAGCCTGACCACGGAGGAGAAGGTCCCCTT CACATTTGGCTTGGTAGATTCAGACGGTCCCTGCTATGCCGTGATGGTGTATAATGTGGTGCAGAGCTGGGGAGTGCTCATTGGGGACTCTGTAGCCATTCCTGAGCCCAACCTGAGGCATCACCAAATTCAGCACAAGGGAAAG GACTATTCCTTCTCCAGCGTTCGCGTGGAAACGCCTCTTCTGCTGGTGGTGAATGGAAAGCCACAGAACTCCAGCAGCCAAGCCTCTGCCACAGTGGCTTCAAGGCCACAGTGTGAATGA
- the Ttc5 gene encoding tetratricopeptide repeat protein 5 isoform X2 — MLRLPTPASQEPSPTARTRSLCRTCPWCSASCRPTPEMNILATSWIVSDRPSWPCRWTSLMAAPGEKVDRKASSNPDLHLNRATLHKYEESYGEALEGFSQAATLDPAWPEPQQREQQLLEFLSRLTSLLESKGKTKPKKLQSMLGSLRPAHLGPCGDGRYQSATGQKVTLQLKPLSTLQPGVNSGTVVLGKVVFSLTTEEKVPFTFGLVDSDGPCYAVMVYNVVQSWGVLIGDSVAIPEPNLRHHQIQHKGKDYSFSSVRVETPLLLVVNGKPQNSSSQASATVASRPQCE; from the exons ATGTTGCGGCTGCCCACACCTGCTTCTCAGGAGCCCTCACCCAC TGCAAGAACAAGGTCTCTCTGCAGAACTTGTCCATGGTGCTCCGCCAGTTGCAGACCGACTCCGGAGATGAACATTCTCGCCACGTCATGGATAGTGTCCGACAGGCCAAGTTGGCCGTGCAGATGGACGTCCTTGATGGCCGCTCCTGGT GAGAAGGTCGACAGGAAAGCATCCAGCAACCCTGACCTTCATCTCAACAGGGCGACG TTACATAAATATGAAGAGAGTTATGGGGAGGCCCTAGAGGGCTTCTCTCAGGCTGCCACGCTGGACCCTGCATGGCCAGAGCCCCAACAACGAGAACAGCAGCTCCTGGAATTCCTCAGTAGGCTGACCAGCCTCCTGGAGAGCAAG GGGAAGACAAAACCCAAGAAGCttcagagcatgctgggaagctTGCGCCCGGCCCATCTGGGCCCTTGTGGCGACGGGCGCTATCAGTCAGCCACCGGGCAGAAGGTGACCCTGCAGCTCAAGCCACTGAGTACGCTGCAGCCCGGTGTGAACAGCGGCACCGTGGTCCTGGGAAAGGTGGTGTTCAGCCTGACCACGGAGGAGAAGGTCCCCTT CACATTTGGCTTGGTAGATTCAGACGGTCCCTGCTATGCCGTGATGGTGTATAATGTGGTGCAGAGCTGGGGAGTGCTCATTGGGGACTCTGTAGCCATTCCTGAGCCCAACCTGAGGCATCACCAAATTCAGCACAAGGGAAAG GACTATTCCTTCTCCAGCGTTCGCGTGGAAACGCCTCTTCTGCTGGTGGTGAATGGAAAGCCACAGAACTCCAGCAGCCAAGCCTCTGCCACAGTGGCTTCAAGGCCACAGTGTGAATGA